A window of the Rickettsia felis URRWXCal2 genome harbors these coding sequences:
- the ispZ gene encoding Intracellular septation protein A produces MLKLLSEIGPVIAFFAGFFYGGGIQNATLYMLITSVICITLCYVIDKKVSKLSIISTTVLLVSGSITLISGDSMYIKIKPTILYVIFGIIFLMSGIRKNPFIKYALESIVRLKEESWIILSYRTAAFFFFMAVVNEIVWRNFSDETWVKFKVFGVIPVTFIFILLQLPLLLKNKLPDSKI; encoded by the coding sequence ATGTTAAAACTTTTATCAGAAATTGGTCCGGTAATAGCATTTTTTGCAGGCTTTTTTTATGGAGGCGGTATACAAAACGCTACTCTTTATATGCTTATTACCTCTGTTATTTGTATTACCCTTTGTTATGTTATTGATAAGAAAGTATCCAAGCTTTCTATTATTTCTACAACTGTTTTATTAGTTTCGGGAAGCATTACTTTAATTAGCGGCGATTCAATGTATATAAAAATCAAACCTACTATATTATATGTTATTTTTGGAATAATATTTCTCATGAGCGGTATAAGAAAAAATCCTTTTATCAAATATGCTTTAGAAAGTATAGTACGTCTTAAAGAAGAAAGCTGGATAATTTTAAGCTATAGAACAGCGGCTTTTTTCTTTTTTATGGCTGTAGTTAATGAAATAGTTTGGCGTAATTTCTCAGATGAAACATGGGTAAAATTTAAAGTATTCGGTGTAATACCTGTTACTTTTATATTTATTTTACTGCAATTACCTCTTTTATTAAAGAATAAATTACCGGATAGTAAGATATAA
- a CDS encoding FTR1 family protein — MFKIALVVFRECLEISLLLGVILAVTKQIEKSRLYIIAGVMLGVVFASIFAFFTRKLSLSFGGIGDELFDSGIMILITILISWTIIWMQGYGIKVKQHINDLSVKIHEGNASYFMLVFLVATTILREGAEIIILVYSISSVETISSSIYLQGVIIGATSGFLLGLVIYFGLIKIANQKYIFKISTVLLMLIAGGFAASAAGILTSSGLVMFLSDQLWDSSWLVADRSMIGKILHIVTGYIARPNGLQVLAYFTTILLINIFIQIKLRYSKNNLISVQKNESN; from the coding sequence ATGTTTAAAATTGCTTTAGTAGTGTTTCGTGAATGTTTAGAAATATCCTTATTACTTGGTGTAATACTCGCCGTAACAAAACAAATAGAAAAATCTCGTCTTTATATTATTGCCGGAGTAATGCTTGGAGTAGTATTTGCTTCAATTTTTGCATTTTTTACCCGTAAATTATCTTTATCTTTTGGCGGAATAGGCGACGAGCTATTCGATTCCGGAATTATGATACTAATAACAATTCTGATTAGCTGGACAATAATATGGATGCAAGGTTACGGTATAAAAGTAAAGCAACATATAAACGACTTATCAGTAAAAATTCATGAAGGCAACGCCAGTTATTTCATGTTGGTTTTTTTAGTTGCCACTACCATATTACGAGAAGGTGCAGAAATTATTATTTTAGTATATAGCATATCTTCAGTTGAAACAATATCAAGCAGTATTTACTTGCAAGGAGTGATAATAGGTGCTACAAGTGGCTTCTTACTTGGTTTAGTAATATATTTCGGTTTAATTAAGATTGCTAATCAAAAATATATTTTTAAAATCTCTACTGTATTATTAATGCTAATAGCAGGAGGATTTGCAGCAAGTGCTGCAGGTATTTTAACCTCTTCCGGTCTAGTTATGTTTTTATCCGATCAACTTTGGGATAGTTCATGGTTAGTGGCAGATAGAAGTATGATAGGTAAAATCTTACATATTGTTACCGGTTATATTGCAAGACCTAACGGGCTACAAGTACTTGCCTATTTTACTACTATATTACTGATAAATATTTTCATACAAATAAAATTAAGATATTCCAAAAATAACTTAATATCAGTACAAAAAAATGAATCAAATTAA